The genomic interval GCCTCGGCCAGCAGCCGGTGCAGGTCGTCGTCGGTCGACGCGGCGCACACGCCGATGCTGACGGTCATCCGCAGATCGCCGCCGCGCACCGGCACCCGCAGGTCCTCGACGCTGCCGCGCAGGCGCTCGAAGTACGCGGCCAGCGCGTCGGCATCGAGCCCGGGCACCAGCAGGCAGAACTCCTCGCCGCCGAAGCGCGCGATCAGGTCCTGCGTGCGGGCATGCGCCGACAGCGTGGTCGCCAGCGCACGCAGCGCATGGTCGCCGGTCTCGTGCCCCCAGCTGTCGTTGATGTGCTTGAAGTGGTCGACATCGAGGATCGCCATCGCCACCGAACTGCCGCCGTCCTGCAGGTCAGGCAGTTGTTGTTCGGCGCGCTCGAGAAAACAGCGCCGGTTGGGCAGGCCGGTGAGGAAATCGCGCGTCGCCAGGTCCTGCAGGCTGCCGATGAGTTCGAGCTGGTCGACGTTCTGCGAGACGCGGCAGAAGAACTCCTCGCGCGAGTAAGGCTTGCGCAGGAAATCGTTGGCGCCGTTCTTGAGGAAACGCGCGACCAGGTCGGCATCCTCGCAGCCCGATACGCCGATCACCGCGACCCGGTCGCGGGCGCGCAGCGCGCGCAGGCGCCGCGTGACTTCCACGCCCTGCATGCCCGGCATTTCCTCGTCGATCAAGGCCAGGCGGATCGTCGGGTCGGCTTCGAGTGCGCGCAGGGCGGCATCGCCCTCGGCGGCCTGCACCACCCGGTAACCGAACATTTCCAGCAACCAGGCGGTGCGCTCGCGCGCGGAGGCCGAATCGTCGACCACCAGCGCCGAGATCCGCCGATTGCGCTCGAGCCGTTGCACCAGCCAGACGATGTAGTCCAGGCTGCCCGGCGTGCTCTTGAGCACGAAGTCGATCACCTGCCGGCGCAACAGCCGGTCGCGCAGCTCCCGGTCGTAGACGCCGCTCACGACGACCGTCGCCAGGCCCCGGGCCAGGAAGAAATCGACCACCGAGTCGCGATCGCCGTCGGCCAGCACCAGCCCGGTCAACACCAGAAACCAGTCGTCGTGCGCGTCGAGCGCCCGCTTGGCCTCAGCCAGCGAGCCGGCGACGGTCACCGGCAGTTCGAGCCGGCTCTCGATGGTGCCGGCGACGGCCTGGGTGTAGGCACGCGAGTTCTCCACCAGCAGCACGCGCTGCGGCAGGGGCGAGGTCGGGATCCTGGGCAGGAGCGCGTGCATGCGGTTCGGCGTCCGGCGGTACTCGCCCAACTTATCGACCTCCGGTGCGCCGCCTGAACGCGACACAACGTCGCACCCGCCCGGCGGGCGCGGGATCCCGGTTAGATCTGCACCTGCGATCCGAGCTCGACCAGGCGGTTGCCGGGGATGCGGAAGAAGCCGGTAGCCGGTGCCGCGTTGCGATGCATCAGCGCGAACAGCTTGTCGCGCCACACCGGCATGCCCCGCCGCGGCGTGGCGACCACGGTCTCGCGGCTGGTGAAGTAGGTGGTGTCCATCGGGTCGATCACGATGCCGCCCTCGATATCTCCGCACCGCATCAGCGCCATCGGCACGTCCGGCGTTTCCATGAAGCCGAAGCGCAGTGTGACGCGATGGAAATCGTCACCGACATGCTCGATCCGCATCCGCCGCGATGGCGACGCGTAGGGCACGGCGAGGGTCTCGACAGTCAGGAACACATTGCGCTCGTGCAGCACCTTGTTGTGCTTGAGGTTGTGCATCAGCGCCTGCGGCACGACGCCACGATCGGCGGTCAGGAACACTGCGGTGCCTGGCACCCGGACCGGCGGGGCGAGCATCAGGCCCGGCAGGAAGGTGTCCAGGCGGATGCCCTCCTTCTGGATCTCGTCGCGCAGCAACTGGCGGCCGCGCCGCCAGGTCCTGAGCAGCGTGAACAGCGTGATGCCCAGCACCAGCGGAAACCAAGCGCCCTGCAGCACCTTGGCGCCGTTGGCGATCACGAAGGCGATATCGACCAGGATGAACACCGCACACGAGGGCAGCACCCAGCGCCGCCAGCGCGGCCACAGCGCGCGCGCCACCACGATCAGCAGCAGCGTGTCGATGAGCATCGTCAGCGAGACCGAGATGCCGTAGGCGGCCGCGAGCGCCGACGAGGTCTGGAACGTGAGCACCAGCGCGATCACCACCACCGCCATCGCCCAGTTCACACCGGGGATGTAGATCTGGCCGATGGTGTCGCTGGAGGTATGGCGCACATGCATGCGCGGGATATAGCCCAGCTGCATCGCCTGCCGCGCAACCGAAAAGCCGCCGGTGATCACCGCCTGGGACGCGATCACCGTCGCCGCGGTCGCCATCACGATCATCGGCCAGCGCGCCCACTCAGGCACACCGACGTAGAACGGATTGCGGATCGCCGCCGGGTCCTCCAGCACCAGCGCGCCCTGCCCCAGGTAATTGAGCATCAGCGCCGGCAACACGAAGAAGTACCAGGCGTAGCGGATCGGCCGCGCACCGAAGTGGCCCATGTCGGTGTAGATCGCCTCACCGCCGGTCACCGCCAGCACCACCGCGCCGAGGATGAACACCCCGCCCCAGCTGTGCTCGACGAAGAACCGCCCCGCCCACCACGGATTGAGCGCGTGCAGCACCTCGGGCGCGTGCAGGATGTTGAGCACGCCCAGCATCGCGAGCGACGCGAACCACAGCGCCATGATCGGGCCGAACACCCGCCCTACCTTGGTGGTGCCAAAGCGCTGGGTCGCGAACAGGATGCCGAGCACGAGCACGGTGATCGGAATGATCCACGCGTGCAGGCCCGGGGCCACGACCTCCAGGCCCTCGACTGCCGACAGCACCGAGATCGCCGGTGTGATGACGCCATCGCTGAAGAACAGCGAGGCGCCGAAGACGCCGAGGATGCCGACCAGATACGCAGACTTCCCGCCCTTGGCGAGGCAGCGCTGGGCCAGCGCCATCAGCGCCATGATGCCGCCCTCGCCGTCGTTGTCGGCGCGCAGGATGATGGTGACGTACTTGTAGGTCACCACGATCGTCAGCGACCAGAAGATCATCGATAGCACGCCGAGCACGGTGTCGTGATCGGCCACCAAGCCGTAATGCGACGAGAACGCCTCACGCAGGGTGTACAGCGGGCTGGTGCCGATGTCGCCGAACACGACGCCGATCGCACCGGCGACCAGCCCCGCCAGGCCGATCTGGCCATGGGTCTGGCCGTGGCCGGGCGGACTGCGCGGATCGGGCGCCGCCTGGCGCGTGGACTGGGTCATGACGTGGAGGGCCCCTGACGGGCGGAGGGTCAACGAAGCGCGGACTGTAGCGCTTTGCGGATGATGATTTCGGCCGCATCGCCATCACGCGCCGCGGCCTTCGCCATCTTGGCCGCCTCGGCCGGTTTGTAGCCCAGTTGCTGCAGGGCGACGGTCGCCTCCGACAGCGGATCGGCGGGCCCGACGCGTCCGTCCATCGCCCCACCCGCGCCGCCGAGGTCAGCGACGCGATCGCGAAGTTCGACGACGATCCGTTCGGCGGTTTTCTTGCCGATGCCCGGAATCCGGGTCAACGCGGTGACGTCGCCGGCCTGCACCAGTTGCGCGAACGCATCGACGCTGACCCCCGACAGCACCGCCAGCGCGATCTTGGCGCCGATGCCGCTGACCTTCTGCACGTCGCGAAACAGCCGGCGCTCGGACTCGTGCAGGAAGCCGTACAGCGAGACGGTGTCCTCCTTGTGCGCGTAGTGCGTGAACAGCGCGACCTCGCGCCCCACCTCGGGCAGGTCGTAGAACGTGCTCATCGGGGCTTCGAGCTCATACCCCACCCCGCCGACGTCGACGACCAGCCAGGGGGGCGCCTTGTGCACGAGTTTGCCGCGCAGTCTTCCGATCATCGGGCACCTCCGGCCGCAGGCCGGTCGTGGAACTTGGAGAGGGGGACGGACAGGGCCGCGGTGTTGCTCATTTCCTGCTCCAGGCCTGGCGCGCGTCGAGTCCCAGCCGGCCAGCGGTCGCGCGCACGTGCGCATGGGTGATCGCCACCGCCAGCGCATCGGCGGCGTCGGCCTGCAACTTACCGGTCAGCCCGAGCATCAACCCGACCATGTGCTGGACCTGGCCTTTTTCGGCACTGCCGCGGCCGACGACCGCGAGCTTGATCTCGCTGGCCGCGTACTCGTGGACCGGCAAGTCGCGCAGCACGACCGCACCGATCGCAGCCCCGCGCGCCTGACCGAGCTTGAGTGCCGAGTCGGGATTGCGCGACATGAACACCCGTTCGATCGCGACCTCGTCGGGCCGGTGCAGCTCGACCAACTCGCCCAGCCCCACCAGCAGCCGGCGCAGCCGCGCCGGAAAATCGCCGGCCGACAGCAACGACAGCGGCGCGTGATGCACATGCGTGACGCGACCGGCCGCATCGACGTCGATGATGCCCACGCCCGTGCGCTGCGAGCCGGGATCGATACCGAGGATGCGGGTCATCGGGCGACGGACACCGGCGCCCTCAGGCGCCGTCCAGTGATGCCTGGTCCACGTTCGAGTACACGTCCTGCACGTCGTCGAGATCCTCGAGCAGATCCAGCAGCTTGCGGACCTGCTGCGCGGTGTCGGCATCGACCGCGACGTCGTTGTCGGCGCGGAACGTCAGTTCTGCGTGCTCGGGCGCCAGGCCCGCGGCGATCATCGCCTCGCGCACCGCGGCGAAATCCTCGGGCGCGGTGACCACGTCGATCGCACCGTCCTCGGGATAGACCACCACGTCGTCGGCCCCGGCCTCGATCGCAACCTCGGTGATCCGCTCCTCATCAGCGCCGGCGTCGTAGCTCAACACGCCCAGGCGCTTGAACATGAAGGCCACCGAGCCATCGGTGCCGAGGTTGCCGCCGCACTTGCCGAACGCATGGCGCACGTCGGCCACGGTGCGGACCTTGTTGTCGGTCAATGCATCGACGATCACC from Luteimonas sp. S4-F44 carries:
- a CDS encoding diguanylate cyclase, which translates into the protein MHALLPRIPTSPLPQRVLLVENSRAYTQAVAGTIESRLELPVTVAGSLAEAKRALDAHDDWFLVLTGLVLADGDRDSVVDFFLARGLATVVVSGVYDRELRDRLLRRQVIDFVLKSTPGSLDYIVWLVQRLERNRRISALVVDDSASARERTAWLLEMFGYRVVQAAEGDAALRALEADPTIRLALIDEEMPGMQGVEVTRRLRALRARDRVAVIGVSGCEDADLVARFLKNGANDFLRKPYSREEFFCRVSQNVDQLELIGSLQDLATRDFLTGLPNRRCFLERAEQQLPDLQDGGSSVAMAILDVDHFKHINDSWGHETGDHALRALATTLSAHARTQDLIARFGGEEFCLLVPGLDADALAAYFERLRGSVEDLRVPVRGGDLRMTVSIGVCAASTDDDLHRLLAEADRRLYLAKAGGRNRVVMVG
- a CDS encoding potassium transporter Kup, with protein sequence MGLAGLVAGAIGVVFGDIGTSPLYTLREAFSSHYGLVADHDTVLGVLSMIFWSLTIVVTYKYVTIILRADNDGEGGIMALMALAQRCLAKGGKSAYLVGILGVFGASLFFSDGVITPAISVLSAVEGLEVVAPGLHAWIIPITVLVLGILFATQRFGTTKVGRVFGPIMALWFASLAMLGVLNILHAPEVLHALNPWWAGRFFVEHSWGGVFILGAVVLAVTGGEAIYTDMGHFGARPIRYAWYFFVLPALMLNYLGQGALVLEDPAAIRNPFYVGVPEWARWPMIVMATAATVIASQAVITGGFSVARQAMQLGYIPRMHVRHTSSDTIGQIYIPGVNWAMAVVVIALVLTFQTSSALAAAYGISVSLTMLIDTLLLIVVARALWPRWRRWVLPSCAVFILVDIAFVIANGAKVLQGAWFPLVLGITLFTLLRTWRRGRQLLRDEIQKEGIRLDTFLPGLMLAPPVRVPGTAVFLTADRGVVPQALMHNLKHNKVLHERNVFLTVETLAVPYASPSRRMRIEHVGDDFHRVTLRFGFMETPDVPMALMRCGDIEGGIVIDPMDTTYFTSRETVVATPRRGMPVWRDKLFALMHRNAAPATGFFRIPGNRLVELGSQVQI
- the ruvA gene encoding Holliday junction branch migration protein RuvA, whose amino-acid sequence is MIGRLRGKLVHKAPPWLVVDVGGVGYELEAPMSTFYDLPEVGREVALFTHYAHKEDTVSLYGFLHESERRLFRDVQKVSGIGAKIALAVLSGVSVDAFAQLVQAGDVTALTRIPGIGKKTAERIVVELRDRVADLGGAGGAMDGRVGPADPLSEATVALQQLGYKPAEAAKMAKAAARDGDAAEIIIRKALQSALR
- the ruvC gene encoding crossover junction endodeoxyribonuclease RuvC, which gives rise to MTRILGIDPGSQRTGVGIIDVDAAGRVTHVHHAPLSLLSAGDFPARLRRLLVGLGELVELHRPDEVAIERVFMSRNPDSALKLGQARGAAIGAVVLRDLPVHEYAASEIKLAVVGRGSAEKGQVQHMVGLMLGLTGKLQADAADALAVAITHAHVRATAGRLGLDARQAWSRK
- a CDS encoding YebC/PmpR family DNA-binding transcriptional regulator, translating into MGRGPSIEARKNATDAKRGKIFTKIIREIGVAARAGGGDPANNPRLRAAIDKGMAQNMSKDVVERAIKKATGELEGIEYEEIRYEGYAPGGVAVIVDALTDNKVRTVADVRHAFGKCGGNLGTDGSVAFMFKRLGVLSYDAGADEERITEVAIEAGADDVVVYPEDGAIDVVTAPEDFAAVREAMIAAGLAPEHAELTFRADNDVAVDADTAQQVRKLLDLLEDLDDVQDVYSNVDQASLDGA